A genomic window from Streptomyces mirabilis includes:
- a CDS encoding DUF6243 family protein, producing the protein MTVSKNINNPVGMGGGQRKKLSRAERQNNGPYRNLDRQGAADQKAELVRKMREKTGAAEGAGQAGDNTAQS; encoded by the coding sequence GTGACCGTGAGCAAGAACATCAACAACCCCGTGGGCATGGGCGGCGGCCAGCGCAAGAAGCTGTCCCGCGCCGAACGGCAGAACAACGGTCCGTACCGCAACCTCGACCGCCAGGGTGCGGCCGACCAGAAGGCGGAGCTGGTGCGCAAGATGCGCGAGAAGACAGGCGCAGCTGAGGGCGCCGGGCAGGCGGGCGACAACACCGCACAGAGCTGA
- the glnA gene encoding type I glutamate--ammonia ligase, with protein MDKQQEFVLRTLEERDIRFVRLWFTDVLGFLKSVAVAPAELEQAFDEGIGFDGSAIEGFARVYESDMIAKPDPSTFQVLPWRAEAPGTARMFCDILMPDGSPSFADPRYVLKRALAKTSDLGFTFYTHPEIEFFLLKDRPLDGSRPTPADNSGYFDHTPQNVGMDFRRQAITMLESMGISVEFSHHEGAPGQQEIDLRYADALSTADNIMTFRLVMKQVALEQGVQATFMPKPFSEHPGSGMHTHLSLFEGDRNAFYESGSEYQLSKVGRSFIAGLLKHAAEISAVTNQWVNSYKRIWGGSERTAGAGGEAPSYICWGHNNRSALVRVPMYKPGKTGSARVEVRSIDSGANPYLAYALLLAAGLKGIEEGYELPPGADDDVWALSDAERRAMGIEPLPQNLGEALTLMQRSELVAETLGEHVFDFFLRNKKSEWEEYRSEVTAFELRKNLPVL; from the coding sequence CCTCAAGTCGGTAGCCGTGGCTCCGGCCGAGCTGGAGCAGGCCTTCGACGAGGGCATCGGCTTCGACGGCTCGGCCATCGAGGGCTTCGCCCGTGTATACGAGTCCGACATGATCGCCAAGCCGGACCCGTCGACGTTCCAGGTGCTGCCGTGGCGCGCGGAGGCCCCCGGCACGGCCCGCATGTTCTGCGACATCCTGATGCCGGACGGCTCCCCGTCCTTCGCGGACCCGCGCTACGTCCTCAAGCGCGCCCTCGCGAAGACCTCCGACCTGGGCTTCACCTTCTACACCCACCCGGAGATCGAGTTCTTCCTGCTGAAGGACCGCCCGCTGGACGGCTCGCGCCCGACCCCGGCCGACAACTCCGGCTACTTCGACCACACCCCGCAGAACGTCGGCATGGACTTCCGCCGCCAGGCGATCACCATGCTGGAGTCGATGGGCATCTCGGTCGAGTTCTCCCACCACGAGGGCGCCCCCGGCCAGCAGGAGATCGACCTGCGCTACGCCGACGCGCTCTCCACGGCCGACAACATCATGACGTTCCGCCTGGTCATGAAGCAGGTCGCGCTGGAGCAGGGCGTCCAGGCGACGTTCATGCCCAAGCCCTTCTCCGAGCACCCCGGCTCCGGCATGCACACGCACCTCTCCCTCTTCGAGGGCGACCGCAACGCGTTCTACGAGTCGGGCTCGGAGTACCAGCTGTCGAAGGTCGGCCGCTCCTTCATCGCGGGCCTGCTGAAGCACGCGGCGGAGATCTCCGCCGTCACCAACCAGTGGGTCAACTCCTACAAGCGCATCTGGGGCGGCTCGGAGCGCACCGCGGGCGCCGGCGGCGAGGCCCCCTCGTACATCTGCTGGGGCCACAACAACCGCTCCGCGCTCGTCCGCGTCCCGATGTACAAGCCCGGCAAGACCGGCTCGGCACGCGTCGAGGTCCGCTCCATCGACTCGGGCGCGAACCCGTACCTGGCCTACGCCCTGCTCCTGGCCGCCGGCCTGAAGGGCATCGAGGAGGGCTACGAGCTCCCGCCCGGCGCCGACGACGACGTCTGGGCCCTCTCCGACGCCGAGCGCCGCGCGATGGGCATCGAGCCCCTGCCCCAGAACCTCGGCGAGGCCCTCACCCTCATGCAGCGCAGCGAACTGGTCGCCGAGACCCTCGGCGAACACGTCTTCGACTTCTTCCTGCGCAACAAGAAGTCGGAGTGGGAGGAGTACCGCTCCGAGGTCACCGCCTTCGAGCTCCGCAAGAACCTGCCGGTGCTGTAG